A genomic window from Chitinophaga pollutisoli includes:
- a CDS encoding MFS transporter encodes METHAPKHPVFTRYQVLMIVLLSLMQFTVVLDFMVMNPLGEILLHDFTARQFGMVVAAYPFSACISAIATAGFADKFDRKKILMVFYTGFIIGTYFCALANDYPTLLIARIVTGLFGGVISSIGLAIIVDLFRPETRGRVMGYTQMAFAMSQILGIPIGWELAIRFNWHFPFWMIAVFGTMLGLLLGYFMQPITGHLGKNTEKNAFKHLAHTVQNPRYRLAFFTTVLIATGGYMLMPFGNAFSQHNMGISKHDITLLFMASGLANLLVSPIIGRLSDKIGRANIFYAASTLTLVMVLIYTNRGITPLYLALIINVLMMVSVFARIIPMQATMTSLPTLQDRGSFMSINAAVQQLSGGIAAMAASRIVHSTETGYLEHYPVLGYVIAVALVITMVMMYFLNRQVVAEAAARQPEPGKMAAAT; translated from the coding sequence ATGGAAACACACGCTCCGAAACACCCCGTCTTTACCCGCTACCAGGTGCTCATGATCGTACTGCTGTCGCTCATGCAGTTCACCGTGGTGCTCGATTTCATGGTCATGAACCCGCTGGGCGAAATCCTGCTGCACGATTTCACCGCCCGGCAATTCGGGATGGTAGTGGCCGCATACCCTTTCTCCGCCTGCATTTCGGCCATCGCCACAGCAGGCTTCGCCGATAAGTTCGACCGGAAGAAAATCCTCATGGTTTTTTACACCGGCTTTATCATCGGCACTTACTTTTGCGCCCTCGCCAACGATTATCCCACGCTGCTGATCGCCCGGATCGTTACGGGGCTTTTCGGCGGGGTGATCAGCTCCATCGGGCTGGCCATTATTGTGGACCTCTTCCGCCCGGAAACGCGCGGCCGCGTAATGGGATATACCCAGATGGCCTTCGCCATGAGCCAGATCCTGGGCATCCCCATCGGCTGGGAGCTCGCCATCCGTTTCAACTGGCATTTTCCCTTCTGGATGATCGCCGTTTTCGGCACCATGCTCGGCCTGCTGCTGGGGTATTTCATGCAACCCATCACGGGGCACCTCGGCAAAAACACGGAAAAGAACGCATTCAAACACCTGGCGCATACGGTGCAGAACCCACGCTACCGGCTGGCCTTCTTTACCACCGTGCTCATCGCCACGGGCGGTTACATGCTCATGCCCTTCGGCAATGCGTTTTCACAGCATAACATGGGCATTTCGAAACACGATATCACTTTGCTGTTTATGGCTTCGGGGCTGGCCAACCTGCTGGTGTCGCCCATTATCGGGCGGCTGTCCGACAAGATAGGCCGCGCCAACATCTTCTACGCTGCCAGTACGCTCACGCTCGTCATGGTACTGATTTATACCAACCGCGGCATCACGCCGCTCTACCTGGCGTTGATTATCAATGTGCTGATGATGGTGTCAGTATTTGCCCGGATCATTCCCATGCAGGCCACCATGACGTCGCTGCCCACGCTGCAGGACCGCGGCTCCTTCATGAGCATCAACGCCGCCGTACAGCAGCTTTCCGGAGGTATCGCCGCCATGGCCGCCAGCAGGATCGTGCACTCCACCGAAACGGGGTACCTGGAACATTATCCCGTGCTGGGATACGTGATCGCCGTGGCGCTGGTCATCACGATGGTCATGATGTATTTCCTGAACCGGCAGGTGGTAGCGGAAGCGGCGGCCAGGCAACCGGAACCGGGTAAAATGGCCGCGGCAACCTGA
- a CDS encoding cupin domain-containing protein, which produces MKTTAAYWRETLQLTQHIEGGSFRETYRAPLAIQPEGFPGPRNASTAIYFLLEDGDFSAFHRIASDELWHFYDGTPLHIYEIRPDGTLHVHLLGRNIHNGEQLQVLIAAGSWFASSVEETGGFCLAGCTVAPGFDFADFELAGRADLGARFPQHAQLIALLTRS; this is translated from the coding sequence ATGAAAACAACAGCTGCCTACTGGCGCGAAACACTACAACTGACGCAACACATCGAAGGCGGCTCTTTCCGTGAAACATACCGTGCACCCCTGGCCATCCAGCCTGAAGGCTTCCCCGGCCCCAGGAACGCATCCACGGCCATCTATTTTTTACTGGAAGACGGCGATTTTTCCGCTTTCCATCGCATCGCATCCGACGAACTGTGGCATTTTTACGACGGCACGCCGCTGCATATTTATGAAATCCGGCCGGATGGCACCTTGCATGTGCACCTGCTGGGCCGCAACATCCACAACGGAGAACAATTGCAGGTTTTAATTGCCGCCGGCAGCTGGTTCGCCTCCAGCGTGGAAGAAACAGGCGGCTTCTGCCTCGCCGGTTGCACCGTGGCGCCGGGGTTTGATTTCGCCGACTTCGAACTGGCCGGAAGAGCCGACCTGGGCGCGCGTTTTCCGCAACATGCCCAACTCATTGCACTGCTAACACGTTCGTAA
- a CDS encoding PadR family transcriptional regulator, with protein sequence MERKPDANAYFITRWQSQIKKGLFEYIIMLLLQKKERYGYELISEIKKLADMDIAEGTIYPLLSRLKKEKLVESRWVEMDEGVPRKYYQLTDLGNEYLETMYQYLGELMQAITDLKQV encoded by the coding sequence ATGGAGCGCAAGCCTGATGCAAACGCATATTTTATTACACGTTGGCAATCCCAGATCAAAAAGGGATTGTTCGAATACATCATTATGCTGCTGCTGCAGAAAAAGGAACGGTACGGTTATGAACTGATCAGCGAAATCAAAAAGCTGGCGGATATGGATATCGCCGAAGGTACCATCTACCCGCTGTTGAGCAGGCTGAAGAAGGAAAAACTGGTGGAGTCGAGATGGGTGGAGATGGATGAAGGCGTTCCGCGCAAATACTACCAGCTCACCGATCTCGGCAACGAATACCTCGAAACCATGTATCAGTATCTCGGCGAACTGATGCAGGCCATTACCGACCTGAAGCAAGTTTAA
- the rdgB gene encoding RdgB/HAM1 family non-canonical purine NTP pyrophosphatase, producing MELVFATNNDNKVKEIRSMLGNQFSIVTLQEAGIDIDIPEPHPTLEENAREKSLTIYNMTGKDSFSEDTGLEIDALNGEPGVLSARYAGEAKSADDNIAKVLRLLEGNAHRSARFRTVISLFLDGQEHQFEGVAEGEILTQRSGGKGFGYDPIFQPAGGDRSFAEMEMREKNQFSHRAKAFKKLIAFLQERHGQS from the coding sequence ATGGAATTAGTTTTCGCGACGAACAACGATAATAAGGTGAAGGAGATCCGCTCCATGCTGGGTAACCAGTTCTCCATCGTCACCCTCCAGGAAGCCGGTATCGATATCGACATCCCCGAGCCGCACCCAACCCTGGAAGAAAACGCCAGGGAAAAGTCGCTCACCATTTACAACATGACCGGCAAAGATTCCTTCTCGGAAGACACCGGCCTGGAGATCGACGCGCTCAACGGCGAGCCTGGCGTGCTTTCCGCCCGTTATGCCGGCGAAGCCAAAAGCGCCGACGACAATATCGCAAAAGTCCTTCGCCTCCTGGAAGGCAACGCCCACCGCTCCGCCCGCTTCCGCACCGTGATCTCCCTGTTCCTCGACGGCCAGGAGCACCAGTTCGAAGGCGTAGCCGAAGGCGAAATCCTGACCCAACGGTCGGGTGGCAAGGGGTTCGGTTACGATCCCATCTTCCAGCCCGCCGGTGGCGACCGCTCCTTCGCCGAAATGGAAATGCGCGAAAAGAACCAATTCAGCCACCGCGCGAAAGCCTTCAAGAAGCTCATCGCCTTCTTACAGGAACGCCATGGCCAGAGTTAA
- a CDS encoding glycerol-3-phosphate dehydrogenase/oxidase, with protein sequence MNRLEQLQKIGETSEWDVIVIGGGATGLGAALEAVTRGYRTLLLEQSDFAKSTSSKATKLLHGGVRYLAQGDIALVREASIERGLLLKNAQHLSRNLSFVIPAYSWWEGIFYTIGLKMYDWMAGSLSLGRSRHISRKRTLNLLPGLKEDHLTAGILYHDGQFDDARLAVNLMQTIYEKGGVALNYMKVTGLSKNGNGQLGLVKAKDTESGKEYQFHTKGIINCTGVFVDDILEMDDPTIKRKIVASQGVHLVLDRSFLPGDNALMIPKTSDGRVLFAVPWHNKIVVGTTDNPVNEISLDPVAMEKEIGFILETAGQYLEKTPQRSDVKSVWAGLRPLAKPEKSEKTKEISRNHKIMVSASGLVTILGGKWTTYRKMGEDVVDRLEKVKGWAATESVTRKLPVHGASIKLDENDPLYFYGSDAQAVKNLDGGGKMLSEALGIISTQVLWGIRSEMAQTVEDILARRTRALFLDAEEAVRIAPEVAKIMAAETGKNGEWEAQQIRDFQELAKTYRLS encoded by the coding sequence ATGAACCGTTTAGAACAACTGCAAAAAATCGGGGAAACCAGTGAGTGGGATGTGATTGTAATCGGTGGCGGCGCCACCGGCCTCGGCGCCGCACTTGAAGCCGTCACCCGCGGCTACAGGACCCTCCTGCTGGAACAGTCCGATTTTGCCAAATCCACGTCGAGCAAAGCAACCAAACTTCTCCACGGCGGCGTCCGTTACCTCGCCCAGGGCGATATAGCCCTTGTCCGCGAAGCCAGCATCGAAAGAGGGCTGTTATTGAAAAACGCACAACATCTTTCCCGGAACCTGTCTTTCGTCATCCCCGCCTATAGCTGGTGGGAAGGCATTTTCTACACCATCGGCCTCAAAATGTACGACTGGATGGCGGGAAGCCTCAGCCTCGGCAGATCACGGCACATCTCCCGCAAGAGAACACTGAACCTCCTCCCTGGTCTGAAGGAAGACCACCTCACCGCAGGTATCCTGTATCATGACGGGCAGTTCGACGATGCGCGCCTGGCTGTTAACCTTATGCAAACGATCTACGAAAAAGGCGGCGTAGCCCTCAACTATATGAAAGTCACCGGTCTCAGCAAAAATGGCAACGGTCAGCTGGGCCTCGTGAAAGCGAAAGACACGGAATCCGGCAAGGAATACCAATTTCACACCAAAGGCATTATCAATTGCACCGGCGTGTTTGTGGATGATATCCTCGAAATGGACGACCCCACCATCAAACGAAAGATCGTGGCCAGCCAGGGCGTCCACCTGGTGCTCGACCGCTCGTTCCTTCCCGGCGACAATGCCCTCATGATCCCGAAAACGTCCGACGGGCGCGTGCTCTTCGCCGTTCCCTGGCATAATAAAATAGTGGTGGGAACCACGGATAATCCCGTCAACGAAATCAGCCTCGACCCCGTGGCGATGGAAAAAGAGATCGGCTTCATCCTCGAAACTGCCGGTCAATACCTGGAGAAAACCCCGCAGCGCAGCGATGTGAAAAGCGTATGGGCGGGCCTCCGGCCGTTGGCCAAACCCGAAAAGAGCGAGAAAACGAAAGAGATCTCCCGGAACCACAAGATCATGGTGTCCGCATCCGGCCTGGTCACCATCCTCGGCGGTAAATGGACTACCTACCGCAAAATGGGCGAAGATGTGGTGGACAGGCTGGAAAAAGTGAAAGGTTGGGCCGCGACGGAATCTGTTACCCGGAAACTCCCTGTGCATGGAGCTTCCATCAAACTAGACGAAAACGATCCTTTATATTTCTATGGTTCAGACGCCCAGGCGGTGAAAAACCTCGATGGTGGCGGGAAAATGTTGAGTGAAGCGTTAGGGATCATCAGTACCCAGGTGCTCTGGGGCATCCGTTCCGAAATGGCGCAAACCGTGGAGGATATCCTGGCTCGTCGTACCCGCGCCCTTTTCCTCGATGCGGAAGAAGCGGTGCGTATCGCGCCGGAAGTGGCGAAAATAATGGCTGCCGAAACCGGCAAAAACGGGGAATGGGAAGCTCAGCAGATACGCGATTTCCAGGAACTGGCCAAAACGTACCGGCTGAGCTGA
- a CDS encoding glycoside hydrolase family 125 protein, producing the protein MSRRNFLRQTAILSSAAILRPALSWASADPFPVVRVAEAQRRFRSKAVEEAIAAVQKGVKDPEMAWLFNNCFPNTLDTTVEYTTVNGRPDTYVITGDIDAMWLRDSTAQVSPYLQLVAKDKDLQHLIAGVINHQVKCIHKDPYANAFYKDENKRGEWATDITDMKPGIHERKWEIDSLCYPIRLAYLYWKKTGDTSPFDTAWKESIALTVKTFKEQQRKNGPGPYTFQRTTSWATDGVPLAGYGYPVKPVGLICSTFRPSDDATIFPYLVPSNFFAVVSLRQAAEILTAQKLDASLAAECRELATEVENALKKYAITTHPQFGKVYAFEVNGYGSFNLMDDANVPSLLALPYLGAVAPNDPVYVNTRKMILSSENPFHFSGKAGKGIGSPHTGMDRIWPISVVMQGLTSKSETEIRECLRILKSCHAGKGFMHESFHKDDPAQFTRSWFAWANTIFGEFIWKVFTERPHLLA; encoded by the coding sequence ATGAGCAGAAGAAATTTTCTCCGACAAACCGCTATACTTTCCTCCGCAGCCATTCTTCGTCCCGCACTTTCCTGGGCATCGGCAGACCCGTTCCCCGTGGTACGTGTAGCCGAAGCGCAGCGCAGGTTCCGCAGCAAAGCCGTGGAAGAAGCCATCGCAGCCGTGCAGAAAGGTGTGAAAGATCCTGAAATGGCCTGGCTGTTCAATAACTGTTTTCCGAATACCCTCGATACCACCGTGGAATACACCACCGTCAACGGCCGGCCCGATACTTATGTAATTACAGGTGACATTGACGCCATGTGGCTGCGCGACAGCACTGCCCAGGTGTCGCCATACCTGCAGCTGGTGGCCAAAGACAAAGATCTGCAGCACCTCATCGCAGGCGTGATCAACCACCAGGTAAAGTGTATTCACAAAGACCCCTACGCCAACGCGTTCTATAAAGACGAGAACAAACGCGGCGAATGGGCGACAGACATTACAGACATGAAGCCCGGCATCCACGAGCGTAAATGGGAAATCGACTCCCTTTGCTATCCCATCCGCCTCGCTTATCTCTATTGGAAAAAGACCGGCGACACATCGCCCTTCGATACCGCCTGGAAAGAATCGATCGCGCTGACCGTGAAAACCTTCAAGGAACAGCAGCGGAAGAACGGTCCCGGCCCCTACACCTTCCAGCGTACCACCTCCTGGGCAACCGACGGTGTTCCCCTGGCGGGATACGGCTACCCGGTGAAGCCTGTAGGCCTCATCTGCAGCACGTTCCGCCCCAGCGACGACGCTACTATCTTCCCCTACCTCGTTCCTTCCAACTTCTTTGCGGTGGTGAGCCTCCGCCAGGCCGCCGAGATCCTTACAGCGCAAAAGCTGGATGCTTCGCTGGCGGCCGAATGCCGCGAACTGGCAACGGAAGTGGAGAACGCGCTGAAGAAATACGCCATCACCACGCACCCGCAATTCGGTAAAGTGTACGCGTTCGAGGTGAATGGTTACGGAAGCTTCAACCTGATGGACGATGCCAACGTACCCAGCCTGCTCGCTTTGCCTTACCTCGGTGCGGTAGCGCCCAACGATCCGGTGTATGTCAACACGCGGAAAATGATCCTTTCCTCCGAAAACCCCTTCCATTTCTCTGGGAAAGCGGGCAAAGGGATCGGCAGCCCGCACACCGGGATGGACCGTATCTGGCCTATCAGCGTAGTGATGCAAGGGCTGACGAGCAAGAGCGAAACCGAGATAAGAGAGTGCCTGCGCATCCTGAAGAGCTGCCATGCCGGCAAAGGGTTCATGCACGAATCTTTCCATAAAGACGATCCCGCGCAGTTCACGCGTTCCTGGTTCGCCTGGGCGAATACGATCTTCGGGGAATTCATCTGGAAAGTATTCACTGAACGGCCGCATTTACTGGCATAA
- the glpK gene encoding glycerol kinase GlpK, with protein MNGDKKYILSLDLGSSAAGAVLFSREGQVVRHLQKEYEKYYPQPGWIEVDPNEIWYTMLSVVEELIATAGIRAGEIAGIGIANQRETTVIWDREKGEPVYNAIAWQDRRTSKLVDEFRYQGFSGLVQRKTGLILDAYFSASKISWIIDHIPDARLRAEQGKLAFGTIDAWLIWKLTGGKTHVTDLTNASRTMLFNIHTLEWDEELLRLFNIPHQLLPAICSNSEIIGHTQNGLLDAVIPIAGVAGDQQAALFGQMCLEPGMVKNTYGSGCFALMNTGSKPVTSDNHLLTTIAWRIGEETTYALEGSVFGGSSVFRWIRDGLGLIESTAEIEALAQTEPDNGGVMFVPALSGLGTPHWDPYARGMIIGITRGTSSGHIARAALEGVALGIADALDAMEKDSGRAIRELRVDGTSATYDFFMQMQTDILQYPVMRPKVMPASATGAAYLAGLATGFWTLEEIREQYTIQRVFAPEEQPGPALRERWQKAVARVKNWDF; from the coding sequence ATGAACGGCGACAAGAAATATATCCTCTCTCTCGATCTCGGCTCCAGCGCAGCGGGCGCCGTGCTTTTCTCCCGCGAGGGACAGGTGGTGAGGCATTTGCAGAAAGAATACGAAAAATACTATCCGCAACCGGGCTGGATCGAGGTGGATCCCAACGAGATCTGGTATACCATGCTTTCAGTAGTGGAAGAACTGATAGCCACGGCGGGCATCCGCGCGGGTGAGATCGCCGGGATCGGCATCGCCAACCAGCGGGAAACCACCGTGATTTGGGACCGCGAGAAAGGCGAACCGGTATATAACGCCATCGCCTGGCAAGACCGGCGGACGTCCAAGCTGGTAGATGAATTCCGTTACCAGGGGTTCTCCGGCCTGGTGCAGCGCAAAACCGGCCTCATCCTCGACGCTTATTTCTCCGCCAGCAAGATTTCCTGGATCATCGATCATATCCCCGACGCACGGCTCCGCGCCGAACAGGGCAAGCTGGCCTTCGGTACCATCGACGCCTGGCTGATCTGGAAGCTCACCGGCGGCAAAACGCACGTCACTGATCTGACCAACGCTTCGCGCACCATGCTCTTCAACATCCACACCCTGGAATGGGACGAGGAGCTGCTGCGGTTGTTCAATATCCCGCATCAACTATTACCCGCGATCTGCTCCAACAGCGAGATCATCGGGCATACGCAGAATGGTTTGCTGGACGCCGTGATCCCCATCGCGGGTGTGGCGGGCGATCAGCAGGCCGCGCTGTTCGGGCAAATGTGCCTGGAGCCCGGTATGGTAAAGAATACTTACGGGAGCGGGTGTTTCGCATTGATGAACACCGGTTCCAAACCCGTCACTTCCGACAATCACCTGCTCACCACCATCGCGTGGAGGATAGGGGAGGAAACCACTTACGCCCTGGAAGGCAGCGTGTTCGGCGGCAGCTCGGTCTTCCGATGGATCCGCGACGGCCTCGGCCTGATCGAATCCACGGCCGAGATAGAAGCCCTGGCGCAAACGGAGCCCGATAACGGCGGCGTGATGTTCGTGCCAGCGCTCTCCGGCCTGGGCACCCCGCACTGGGACCCTTACGCCCGCGGCATGATCATCGGCATTACGCGCGGCACCTCTTCAGGCCACATCGCCCGCGCCGCCCTGGAAGGCGTGGCCCTCGGCATCGCCGATGCGCTCGACGCCATGGAGAAAGACAGCGGCAGGGCCATCCGGGAACTGCGGGTCGACGGTACCTCCGCCACTTACGACTTTTTCATGCAAATGCAGACCGATATCCTCCAGTACCCCGTCATGCGCCCGAAGGTGATGCCGGCCAGCGCTACCGGCGCCGCTTACCTCGCGGGGCTCGCCACCGGCTTCTGGACCCTGGAGGAAATCAGGGAGCAATACACCATTCAGCGCGTCTTCGCCCCCGAAGAACAACCCGGCCCCGCACTGCGGGAGCGCTGGCAAAAGGCCGTGGCCCGGGTGAAGAACTGGGACTTCTGA
- a CDS encoding nitroreductase, producing MTNNIQDIILYRRTVKPTAMNGRKIEDETVRELLRLADWAPTHGLTEPWYFVVYSGDKVQQFCTDHAELYKQFTPATNFILGNYEKLKTQGDLASHVIAVVMKRGANPKIPEIEEVAATACAVENLWLAATAQNIAVYWGSGGMTYTPAMQDYLGLRDEDKVLGFLYLGYTEEAPRTGRRLKPLEEKVKWM from the coding sequence ATGACCAATAACATACAGGACATCATCCTTTACCGCCGCACGGTAAAACCGACGGCGATGAACGGCAGGAAAATCGAAGACGAAACCGTACGCGAACTGCTCCGGCTGGCCGACTGGGCACCTACCCACGGCCTCACCGAGCCCTGGTACTTCGTGGTGTACAGCGGTGATAAAGTGCAACAATTCTGCACCGACCATGCCGAATTGTACAAGCAGTTCACGCCCGCCACGAATTTCATTTTGGGGAATTACGAGAAGCTCAAAACGCAGGGCGACCTGGCTTCCCACGTGATCGCCGTGGTGATGAAGCGCGGCGCCAACCCCAAGATCCCCGAGATCGAGGAAGTAGCGGCAACCGCCTGCGCCGTGGAAAACCTCTGGCTCGCGGCCACCGCGCAAAACATCGCCGTGTACTGGGGCTCCGGCGGCATGACTTACACGCCCGCCATGCAGGATTACCTGGGGCTGCGCGACGAAGACAAAGTGCTGGGATTCCTCTACCTGGGTTATACAGAAGAGGCTCCACGCACCGGGCGGCGCCTGAAGCCTCTTGAAGAAAAAGTTAAATGGATGTAA
- a CDS encoding PepSY-associated TM helix domain-containing protein — protein MRKIVGKIHLWLGLASGLVVFIISITGCLLAFEWELRSLFGKQWFHLPAGAKTAQSAPLPPSQLRAIAEKEMGKSAQGVIYGGKDYSSVVQFYGRGDNAYYQQVFMNPYNGQVLRTWDAKSDFFRIVLEGHFNLWLPRKIGQPIVAWSTLTFFVLLLSGLVLWWPRNKAARKQRFSVKWDAKWKRKNYDLHNVLGFYVMSIAVILIVTGLVYGFKWWADGLYYATTGGKSLKDAVYPISDTTRLTPAHSLEANTDIAWARVMKAKPAEAGLSLYFATGNSAPISVTINNRPGTYYKTENYLFDQYTLQPLEATGPFAGKYEEKSMGDKFRRMNYDLHVGAIWGLPGKLLMFFASLVCASLPITGVCVWLGRKKKAKKAKKAMPRPAPIQPQPALS, from the coding sequence ATGAGAAAAATAGTAGGGAAGATTCATCTTTGGTTAGGTTTGGCCTCCGGGCTGGTAGTATTTATTATCAGCATCACCGGTTGCCTCCTTGCTTTTGAATGGGAGCTGCGCAGCCTGTTCGGCAAGCAATGGTTCCACCTCCCTGCAGGTGCCAAAACAGCCCAATCCGCTCCGCTTCCCCCTTCCCAGCTCCGCGCCATCGCCGAAAAAGAAATGGGCAAATCGGCGCAGGGCGTTATTTATGGCGGCAAGGACTACAGTTCCGTGGTCCAGTTCTACGGCCGTGGCGACAATGCCTATTACCAGCAGGTTTTCATGAACCCCTATAACGGCCAGGTGCTCCGTACCTGGGACGCGAAGAGCGACTTCTTCCGCATCGTGCTCGAAGGGCACTTCAATCTCTGGCTGCCCCGCAAGATCGGCCAGCCCATCGTGGCATGGTCTACCCTCACATTCTTCGTGCTCCTGCTCTCGGGGCTCGTGCTCTGGTGGCCGCGCAACAAAGCCGCCCGCAAGCAGCGTTTCTCCGTGAAATGGGACGCAAAATGGAAACGCAAAAACTACGATCTCCATAATGTATTGGGCTTCTATGTCATGAGCATCGCCGTGATCCTCATCGTAACCGGCCTGGTGTATGGCTTCAAATGGTGGGCCGACGGATTGTATTACGCCACCACGGGCGGTAAATCCCTCAAAGACGCGGTGTACCCCATCTCCGACACCACCCGACTCACCCCCGCCCATTCCCTGGAAGCCAATACCGATATCGCCTGGGCGCGCGTCATGAAAGCCAAACCCGCCGAAGCGGGGCTGTCGCTGTACTTCGCCACCGGCAACAGCGCTCCCATCAGCGTCACCATCAACAACCGCCCCGGCACCTATTATAAAACGGAAAACTACCTTTTCGACCAGTATACCCTCCAACCCCTCGAAGCCACCGGTCCTTTCGCCGGCAAGTACGAAGAAAAGTCCATGGGCGATAAATTCCGCCGCATGAACTACGACCTGCACGTAGGCGCCATCTGGGGACTTCCGGGAAAATTGCTCATGTTCTTCGCCAGCCTCGTTTGCGCCAGCCTGCCCATTACCGGCGTGTGCGTCTGGCTCGGCAGGAAAAAGAAAGCGAAAAAAGCGAAGAAAGCGATGCCCCGTCCGGCGCCCATCCAGCCACAACCGGCTTTATCTTAA
- a CDS encoding thioesterase family protein, translated as MARVKIDMPEQFRFITQLPVRISDVNYGNHLGNDAIMSILHEARMRYLASFGATELEVFGTALIMADAAIVYKGEGFYGDQLTVELTADEFNAVGFDLFYRISTFRGGQLTIIAEAKTGMVCFDYSARKVARLPEAFKTQLSKTNA; from the coding sequence ATGGCCAGAGTTAAGATCGATATGCCGGAACAATTCCGGTTCATCACCCAGCTCCCCGTGCGTATCAGCGATGTGAATTACGGCAACCACCTGGGCAACGACGCCATTATGTCGATTCTCCACGAAGCGCGGATGCGCTACCTCGCCTCCTTCGGCGCCACCGAACTGGAGGTCTTCGGCACCGCGCTCATCATGGCCGACGCCGCCATCGTATACAAAGGTGAAGGGTTTTACGGCGACCAACTGACAGTTGAGCTCACCGCCGACGAATTCAACGCCGTGGGATTCGATCTGTTCTACCGCATCAGCACCTTCAGGGGCGGACAGCTCACCATCATCGCCGAAGCCAAAACCGGCATGGTCTGTTTCGACTATTCCGCCCGCAAGGTGGCCCGCCTTCCCGAAGCATTTAAAACACAACTCAGTAAAACCAACGCATGA
- a CDS encoding TetR/AcrR family transcriptional regulator, which yields MPAIHDPIFSLPIFPLQPIQSQNYFKNKRSLTYLCSIMRPRDENKICLLHKKAIEMIVNEGLDGFGVNKLARAAGVSPATLYIYFKDREDLIIQVTLRVTQTMLEESLRDFDPDMHFEEGLRKQWHNRAAHFTRNPLDVEFIEKMRYSHLYSKVSVEVYTAFKEVMGKFVRNAIERKELIELPFEVYWSVAFAPLYQLIKFHTQEKTFIHKPFQLTEAAMEQTLQLVLKALKPA from the coding sequence ATGCCTGCCATTCATGATCCCATCTTCTCCCTTCCCATTTTCCCCCTCCAACCCATCCAGTCACAAAATTATTTTAAAAATAAGCGATCGCTCACTTATCTTTGTAGCATCATGCGCCCAAGGGACGAGAATAAAATATGCCTGCTGCACAAAAAAGCGATCGAAATGATTGTGAATGAGGGGCTGGACGGCTTCGGAGTGAACAAACTGGCCCGCGCGGCCGGAGTATCGCCCGCCACTTTGTACATCTACTTCAAGGACCGGGAAGACCTCATCATCCAGGTAACATTGCGCGTGACGCAGACCATGCTGGAAGAAAGCCTCCGGGACTTCGACCCCGACATGCATTTCGAGGAAGGCCTGCGCAAACAGTGGCACAACCGCGCCGCCCACTTCACCCGCAACCCGCTCGACGTGGAATTCATTGAAAAGATGCGGTATTCCCATCTTTATAGCAAAGTGTCGGTGGAGGTTTATACCGCATTTAAAGAAGTGATGGGCAAATTCGTGCGCAACGCGATCGAGCGCAAAGAGCTGATTGAGCTGCCGTTTGAAGTGTACTGGTCGGTCGCGTTTGCCCCCCTGTACCAGCTCATCAAATTCCATACACAGGAAAAAACCTTTATCCACAAGCCTTTCCAGCTAACGGAAGCAGCGATGGAACAAACATTGCAGCTGGTACTCAAAGCCCTCAAACCCGCATGA